The following proteins are encoded in a genomic region of Chryseobacterium cucumeris:
- a CDS encoding glycine-rich domain-containing protein translates to METKMLLQNESLWNRIQEFSLDATGAEFPFSKKLAKEERWSLDFARKAIEEYKKFVYLCCILPHGASPSNIVDKVWHMHLIYTQNYWEEFCPHILKRPLHHHPSKGGYAEKEKHQNWFEDTLTGYRQIFRQEAPEEIWRERKKKSTLQSWLRKMAFFAPILVLLLLFSCTEGDNFSGLIVTAVVFGIIFILGTIVSIIGDQEVSDPNRKDKQNNDGGSCGGSSCSGGGGCGGGCGGCGGCGG, encoded by the coding sequence ATGGAAACAAAAATGCTATTACAAAATGAGTCCCTTTGGAACAGGATACAGGAATTTTCTCTGGATGCTACCGGTGCTGAGTTCCCTTTCTCAAAAAAACTCGCAAAAGAAGAACGCTGGAGTCTTGATTTCGCCAGAAAAGCAATTGAAGAATACAAAAAGTTCGTGTATCTCTGCTGTATTCTTCCGCATGGAGCTTCTCCCAGTAACATCGTTGACAAAGTTTGGCATATGCATCTGATCTACACCCAAAATTATTGGGAGGAATTCTGTCCCCATATCTTAAAAAGGCCACTTCATCATCATCCATCCAAAGGTGGTTATGCGGAAAAAGAAAAACATCAGAACTGGTTTGAAGATACTTTAACAGGTTATCGGCAGATTTTCCGGCAAGAAGCACCTGAAGAAATCTGGAGAGAGCGTAAGAAAAAGTCAACATTGCAATCATGGCTTAGAAAAATGGCCTTCTTTGCTCCCATATTGGTGTTATTGCTTTTATTTTCGTGTACAGAAGGAGATAACTTTTCAGGGTTAATAGTTACTGCAGTTGTATTTGGGATTATTTTTATTCTGGGAACGATCGTTTCAATCATAGGAGATCAGGAGGTTTCTGACCCTAACAGAAAAGATAAACAAAATAATGACGGAGGAAGTTGTGGCGGATCAAGCTGCAGCGGAGGAGGTGGTTGTGGAGGAGGCTGCGGTGGTTGTGGGGGATGCGGAGGATAA
- a CDS encoding DUF6051 family protein: MEYYELYEVLKNHFDSEKDRAELQELNVSIESIPFESKVCDLLYGSEKQQCNKHQQTLEINKNGYLLYNQPAVDIKDFDIECNKRFEYHILKRADIETAEGALFFFHGLNEKKWDKYLPWAYELAQKTQKAIILFPIAFHMDRAEPIWSDRRHMMEVVNFRKKKYPENMNYSYVNAAISSRLEAHPQRIFWSGLQTYSDITEVVKDIKKGKIKGISPEADLDLFGYSIGSFLALIIKMADPHHYFTRSKVFCFCGGMTIDRMFPISKYIMDTQATVKMQSVFTELLSSDFKSDSRLKHYQNEALHPQESWFKKMLRYNYFQKEREERIQEIQSQIKAYVLEKDSVAPPIEALNTLQGGYRNINVDIEIKDFPFEYSHMVPFPLTHKHSKEVTDAFHQFVQSASDFYNA; this comes from the coding sequence ATGGAATATTATGAATTGTATGAAGTTTTGAAAAATCATTTTGATTCCGAAAAAGACAGGGCTGAACTTCAGGAACTGAATGTAAGCATTGAATCAATTCCTTTTGAATCCAAGGTATGTGATCTGCTTTATGGCTCAGAGAAACAACAGTGCAACAAACATCAGCAAACCCTAGAAATCAACAAAAATGGTTATCTCTTATACAACCAACCTGCTGTAGACATCAAAGATTTTGATATTGAATGCAATAAAAGATTTGAATATCATATCCTGAAGCGGGCAGATATAGAAACAGCCGAAGGAGCTTTGTTTTTTTTCCATGGACTGAATGAAAAGAAATGGGATAAATATTTGCCATGGGCGTATGAATTGGCCCAAAAAACACAAAAGGCCATCATACTGTTCCCTATTGCGTTTCATATGGATCGAGCAGAACCTATCTGGAGTGACCGCCGTCACATGATGGAAGTGGTTAATTTCAGGAAAAAAAAGTATCCGGAAAACATGAATTATTCCTATGTAAATGCTGCGATAAGTTCCAGACTGGAAGCGCATCCGCAAAGAATATTCTGGTCCGGGCTACAGACCTATTCTGATATTACAGAAGTGGTAAAAGATATTAAAAAGGGTAAAATAAAGGGTATTTCTCCAGAAGCAGATCTGGATTTATTTGGGTATTCTATAGGATCATTTCTTGCTTTAATTATCAAAATGGCTGATCCTCATCATTATTTTACCCGATCAAAAGTATTTTGTTTTTGTGGAGGAATGACGATCGACAGGATGTTTCCTATATCCAAATACATCATGGATACTCAGGCAACAGTTAAAATGCAATCTGTTTTTACGGAATTGCTGAGCTCTGATTTTAAGTCAGATTCACGTCTGAAACATTATCAGAATGAAGCATTGCATCCACAGGAAAGCTGGTTCAAAAAAATGCTCCGCTACAATTATTTCCAGAAGGAAAGAGAGGAAAGAATTCAGGAAATCCAATCTCAGATCAAGGCTTATGTATTAGAGAAAGACAGTGTAGCTCCTCCGATAGAAGCACTCAATACGCTGCAGGGTGGCTACAGGAACATCAATGTAGATATTGAAATCAAAGATTTCCCCTTTGAATATTCCCATATGGTTCCATTTCCGCTTACCCACAAGCATTCAAAAGAAGTTACCGACGCATTCCACCAGTTTGTACAATCTGCCAGTGATTTCTATAATGCCTGA
- a CDS encoding LytR/AlgR family response regulator transcription factor, with amino-acid sequence MIKTVIIEDEKPASRKLERMLNNFPEIEIVAKIESVEEGVAWFSENEHPQLIFSDIVLGDGLSFDIFEKAPTKGFIIYTTAFDQYTLKAFKLNSIDYLLKPILDEDLEGAVEKFKSFIPASDTNGSQDIKQLIRKEKSTLSRVLVKIGYNLKIIQTQEISCFFSENKIVYLQTEDRTYPSDFTLDELEDVLDEKKFFRVNRQFIISSDYIKNIHTSPYYKVDLEFQPEEEITVSRDRVKDFKDWLVS; translated from the coding sequence ATGATCAAAACTGTCATTATAGAAGATGAAAAACCTGCTTCAAGGAAGTTGGAGAGAATGCTGAATAACTTTCCTGAAATAGAGATCGTTGCCAAAATAGAATCGGTGGAAGAAGGTGTTGCCTGGTTTTCTGAAAACGAACATCCGCAGCTGATCTTTTCAGATATTGTTTTGGGGGACGGACTGTCTTTTGATATCTTTGAAAAAGCACCAACCAAAGGTTTCATTATCTATACAACAGCATTTGACCAATATACCCTGAAAGCCTTTAAGCTGAACAGTATTGATTATCTTTTGAAACCTATTCTTGATGAAGATCTGGAAGGAGCAGTGGAGAAATTTAAATCTTTCATTCCTGCCAGCGATACCAATGGTTCTCAGGATATCAAACAGTTAATCCGAAAAGAAAAGTCTACGCTTTCCAGAGTTCTGGTGAAAATAGGATACAACCTTAAGATTATTCAGACTCAGGAAATAAGCTGCTTTTTCAGTGAGAATAAAATCGTTTATCTTCAGACGGAAGACCGTACCTATCCATCAGATTTTACACTTGATGAGCTGGAAGATGTACTCGATGAGAAAAAGTTTTTCCGGGTGAACAGACAGTTTATTATCAGTTCGGATTATATCAAAAACATCCATACTTCGCCTTACTATAAGGTGGACCTTGAGTTTCAGCCTGAAGAAGAAATAACGGTCAGCAGAGACCGTGTGAAAGATTTTAAAGACTGGTTGGTCAGTTGA
- a CDS encoding 2TM domain-containing protein has translation MDYDTAHTRTNNIRKFYKSLFIFALFAVLIIPDDIFGEKMISFNWFDRYTILGIWGFIILVKAAKLFLFDSEWEKDMIEKELRKEKKTINY, from the coding sequence ATGGATTACGATACTGCCCACACAAGAACCAACAATATCAGAAAATTCTATAAAAGCCTTTTTATATTTGCCCTATTTGCTGTTCTGATCATTCCTGATGATATTTTTGGCGAAAAGATGATTAGCTTTAATTGGTTTGACAGATATACCATCCTTGGAATCTGGGGATTTATAATTCTGGTAAAAGCTGCAAAACTATTTCTCTTTGATTCCGAATGGGAAAAGGACATGATTGAAAAAGAACTCAGAAAAGAGAAAAAAACGATAAATTATTAA
- a CDS encoding 2TM domain-containing protein, translated as MEILPDKETIAYRKASRRVKDLKEFYGNLTSYCIIIPFLAILNIVTAPGYLWFLWPALGWGVGIAFHAISVFGIGKSWEERKIRELMEKDEKQKIKTL; from the coding sequence ATGGAAATTTTACCTGACAAAGAAACAATAGCTTACAGAAAAGCTTCAAGAAGAGTGAAAGACCTGAAAGAATTTTATGGAAACCTTACCTCGTACTGTATCATTATTCCTTTTTTAGCAATACTGAACATTGTAACTGCTCCCGGATATTTATGGTTTCTATGGCCTGCACTGGGATGGGGAGTAGGAATTGCATTTCATGCCATAAGCGTATTCGGGATTGGTAAAAGCTGGGAAGAAAGAAAAATCAGAGAACTGATGGAGAAGGATGAAAAACAGAAAATAAAAACATTATAA
- a CDS encoding methyltransferase family protein — protein sequence MNTLSTLFYISMAAWFLTEFLYKNMLKSGKKDQKNKDKSTLNILWLAIPFSIASAVFVSYQTHFPMADGVWILYLGELFILAGIIVRYMIIRSLGKYFTVDVTIRQDHKIKKEGFYKYLRHPSYAFSLLTSLGLGLYLNNWLSLIFAFVPPFLAFAYRIKIEEQTLIEQFGDEYIEYRKSTKKLIPFIY from the coding sequence ATGAATACCTTATCAACGCTGTTCTACATTTCAATGGCTGCCTGGTTTCTCACGGAATTCCTTTACAAGAACATGCTGAAGTCCGGCAAAAAAGATCAAAAGAACAAGGATAAATCAACTTTGAATATCCTATGGCTGGCCATTCCTTTTTCCATTGCAAGTGCAGTATTTGTGTCTTATCAGACTCATTTTCCAATGGCTGATGGCGTCTGGATACTTTATCTGGGCGAGCTTTTTATTCTTGCTGGGATTATTGTCAGATACATGATCATCAGGTCATTGGGAAAATATTTTACGGTAGATGTAACCATCAGACAGGATCATAAAATCAAAAAAGAAGGATTTTATAAGTATCTGAGGCATCCTTCCTATGCTTTTTCCCTGCTGACTTCTCTTGGCCTCGGTTTGTATTTAAATAACTGGCTTTCATTGATTTTTGCTTTTGTTCCTCCGTTTTTAGCCTTTGCTTACAGGATTAAGATTGAAGAACAGACTCTGATAGAGCAGTTTGGGGATGAATATATTGAATACAGAAAAAGCACCAAAAAATTGATCCCTTTTATTTATTAA
- a CDS encoding 2TM domain-containing protein encodes MGRFDENNIEYQRARRQVERLRGFYGHVFAYIAVNALIVVYNCMHLKPGESYFQFKNFFTATFWGIGLAAHAVTVFLPQVNFIRKWEDKKIKELMDKQKDH; translated from the coding sequence ATGGGAAGATTTGACGAAAACAATATTGAATATCAACGTGCAAGAAGACAGGTAGAGAGACTGCGTGGATTTTACGGACATGTATTCGCTTATATCGCAGTGAATGCTCTGATTGTTGTCTATAATTGTATGCACCTGAAGCCTGGTGAAAGCTATTTTCAGTTTAAAAATTTTTTTACGGCAACTTTCTGGGGAATAGGGCTTGCAGCTCACGCGGTGACCGTTTTTCTGCCGCAGGTTAATTTTATCAGGAAATGGGAAGATAAGAAGATCAAGGAACTGATGGATAAACAGAAAGATCACTAA
- a CDS encoding 2TM domain-containing protein has protein sequence MKRKNFIVLFWVSLAVSMFFFFVFTEEKNLENFLYTLLISFIYSFVLGGGNGLLNSFLNKKVPWSEATTKRAVISIISIIVANFVLVYFCNYVNFVLIQKAATTEEFFLGKYNFLNWFTINIALLISAFLHARSFMEELKKTSRKEVVEQKLIAKSANAQFESLKNQLDPHFLFNSLNVLSSLIDENPRQAQKFTASMSKIYRYVLEQKDKELVTVEDEIEFAKTYCELLKTRFEDSVDFTFDVAKEDYQKYVVPLALQLLLENCIKHNFATSSKPLVIRIFSDGNTLCIENNLQVREQIKESSGIGLANIVQRYSLITERNVFIEKSEDHFKVKLPMLMAKPHISTSKPEDDSAAYQRAQKRVKEIKSFYMNLISYCTVSAFLIFINLFTSSRNHWFWFPVLGWGIGVASHAFQVFGVGESWQEKKIREIMNKQKK, from the coding sequence ATGAAACGGAAAAACTTTATCGTACTATTCTGGGTATCACTTGCTGTCTCCATGTTTTTCTTTTTTGTCTTTACAGAAGAGAAGAATCTTGAAAACTTTTTATATACCCTGCTTATCTCTTTTATTTATTCTTTTGTATTGGGAGGAGGAAACGGGCTATTGAACAGTTTTCTGAATAAAAAAGTCCCATGGTCTGAGGCTACAACCAAAAGAGCGGTTATCAGTATTATTTCAATTATTGTCGCCAATTTTGTACTGGTCTATTTCTGCAATTATGTCAATTTTGTACTTATTCAAAAAGCAGCTACTACAGAAGAGTTTTTCCTTGGAAAATATAATTTCCTTAATTGGTTTACCATCAATATAGCATTGTTGATATCCGCTTTCCTTCATGCCAGAAGTTTCATGGAAGAGCTGAAGAAAACTTCCCGAAAAGAAGTGGTGGAACAGAAGCTTATCGCCAAATCCGCCAATGCCCAGTTTGAAAGTTTAAAGAACCAGCTGGATCCGCATTTCCTTTTCAATTCCCTGAATGTTTTAAGCTCTCTGATTGATGAAAATCCCCGACAGGCACAAAAGTTTACTGCTTCAATGTCAAAGATTTACCGATATGTACTTGAACAAAAAGATAAAGAACTGGTAACAGTAGAAGACGAGATAGAATTTGCAAAAACCTATTGTGAACTTTTGAAAACAAGGTTTGAAGACAGTGTAGATTTTACCTTTGATGTCGCTAAAGAGGATTACCAAAAATATGTAGTTCCACTGGCTTTGCAGCTCTTGCTGGAAAATTGTATCAAACACAATTTTGCAACGTCATCAAAACCTTTGGTCATCAGAATTTTTTCAGACGGAAATACCCTTTGTATTGAAAATAATCTTCAGGTAAGGGAGCAGATCAAAGAAAGCTCAGGCATTGGTCTGGCTAATATTGTACAGCGTTATTCCCTTATTACGGAGCGAAATGTCTTCATTGAAAAATCCGAAGACCATTTTAAAGTAAAACTTCCGATGCTGATGGCTAAACCGCATATTTCTACATCAAAACCTGAAGATGATTCTGCTGCTTACCAAAGGGCACAAAAGAGAGTAAAAGAGATTAAGAGTTTTTATATGAACCTTATTTCTTACTGTACCGTAAGCGCCTTTTTAATCTTTATTAATCTTTTTACAAGCAGCAGAAATCACTGGTTCTGGTTTCCCGTACTGGGATGGGGAATAGGCGTTGCATCCCATGCATTTCAGGTGTTTGGAGTAGGAGAATCATGGCAGGAAAAGAAGATTCGTGAAATTATGAACAAACAAAAAAAATAA
- a CDS encoding TonB-dependent receptor produces the protein MKTQGQNILFLILLLTSIMGYSQVKISGKVSFKNKGVAEINVTLKDTYDGTTTDAQGNFTFETSEKGAHTITFTHPKYENVERSVSIESQDITLNIDLKEQISEIDAVVVSAGSIEASDKKRATALLTPIDIYTTAGADGQISSALTYLPGVQKVGGTEGLFIRGGTGTESKIFMDGSLINNYFSNSVPGIAGRDQFNTSLFKGNIFSSGGYSALYGQALSGALMLESVDLPDETSYNIGISPIFLNAGFQKLSDNKNYSYGATAGYSLLSLMQKVFNFNTDFVEAPQGLNGDLNFRFKTKSGGFFKYYGMFNSNKMGVKSESLEPGSDFSLVKLNGKNTFHNLSFKQKFGKYLLNVGGSYSYNRSDLHFSTETNDVESNRSQLLTDGNYLNFKAVLERKINRISAVRGGIELNNTDENLNFEAVQKHYKDLISSAFVETDLGFSNALSAKIGVRAEHSSFLGKDNIAPRFAIAYRLAKDWTTSLAYGIFYQNPESKYINWPANLGFQKSQHYIFQVQRASEGRTLRFEAFYKKYDQLIKTFNITQDKEQNQQIQTALNNDGYGYAKGLEFFWRDNKKTFENIDYWISYSYLDSKRDFLNYPVSLQPSFAAEHTFSAVAKRFIPEWKLGVNLSYTYAKGRPYYDIASTFKDGKAVNFIRNEGRLKDYNALNFSVNYLPNIGKKDAKAFPVFVLSISNILGSKNVYGYNFSANGSRSSAIVPPVNTFVFIGAFISFGVDKTDDAINNNL, from the coding sequence ATGAAAACACAAGGACAAAACATACTGTTTCTGATTCTTCTTCTCACTTCCATTATGGGATATTCCCAGGTGAAAATATCGGGGAAAGTATCCTTCAAAAACAAAGGAGTCGCCGAAATAAATGTAACACTGAAAGACACCTATGATGGGACTACAACAGATGCCCAGGGTAATTTTACCTTTGAAACTTCAGAAAAAGGAGCTCATACAATTACTTTTACCCACCCGAAATATGAAAATGTGGAAAGATCAGTTTCTATTGAAAGTCAGGATATTACCTTGAATATTGATCTTAAAGAACAGATCAGTGAGATTGATGCAGTGGTGGTTTCTGCAGGATCTATTGAAGCCAGCGATAAGAAAAGAGCAACAGCATTACTCACTCCCATTGATATTTATACCACAGCAGGAGCAGACGGACAGATTTCTTCGGCATTGACTTATCTTCCTGGAGTTCAAAAAGTAGGAGGAACGGAAGGTTTGTTCATCCGTGGAGGAACAGGAACCGAATCTAAAATCTTTATGGACGGAAGTCTTATCAACAATTATTTTTCCAATTCAGTTCCGGGAATTGCGGGAAGAGATCAGTTCAATACTTCGCTTTTTAAAGGAAATATCTTCTCAAGTGGTGGTTATTCGGCGTTGTACGGCCAGGCCCTTTCGGGAGCTTTAATGCTGGAAAGTGTGGATCTTCCGGATGAAACTTCTTATAATATTGGGATTTCACCTATTTTCCTGAATGCCGGTTTTCAGAAGTTATCAGATAATAAAAACTATTCTTACGGAGCTACAGCAGGATATTCTCTGCTAAGCCTGATGCAGAAAGTTTTTAATTTTAATACAGATTTTGTTGAAGCTCCGCAAGGTCTCAACGGAGATCTGAATTTCAGATTTAAAACAAAATCAGGAGGCTTTTTCAAATATTACGGAATGTTCAATTCCAATAAAATGGGAGTAAAGTCGGAAAGCCTTGAACCTGGATCCGATTTCAGCCTTGTAAAACTTAATGGTAAAAACACTTTTCACAACCTTTCTTTTAAACAAAAATTCGGAAAATATCTGCTTAATGTGGGCGGTTCTTATTCCTACAACAGATCGGATCTTCATTTTTCTACAGAAACCAATGATGTTGAATCCAACAGAAGCCAGCTTCTCACTGATGGGAATTATCTGAATTTCAAAGCTGTTCTTGAAAGAAAGATAAACAGAATCAGTGCCGTAAGAGGAGGAATTGAACTGAATAATACCGATGAAAATCTGAATTTTGAAGCTGTGCAGAAACATTATAAAGACCTGATCTCTTCTGCTTTCGTGGAAACAGACCTTGGCTTCAGCAATGCATTGTCAGCAAAAATAGGGGTGAGAGCAGAGCATTCTTCTTTTTTAGGAAAGGATAATATTGCGCCTCGTTTTGCGATTGCCTACCGTCTTGCAAAAGACTGGACCACTTCATTAGCTTACGGAATTTTTTATCAGAATCCTGAAAGTAAATACATCAATTGGCCTGCCAATCTTGGTTTTCAGAAATCACAGCATTATATTTTCCAGGTTCAGAGAGCTTCAGAAGGCAGAACTTTACGTTTTGAGGCATTTTACAAGAAATACGACCAACTGATTAAGACGTTCAATATTACCCAGGACAAAGAGCAAAATCAGCAGATTCAGACCGCTTTAAATAATGATGGCTACGGATATGCAAAAGGACTGGAGTTTTTCTGGAGAGATAATAAAAAGACATTTGAAAATATTGATTACTGGATCAGCTACTCTTATCTGGATTCAAAGAGGGATTTCCTGAATTATCCGGTAAGCCTGCAGCCGAGTTTTGCAGCAGAACATACCTTTTCAGCCGTTGCAAAAAGATTTATTCCGGAATGGAAACTTGGAGTCAATCTATCATATACTTACGCCAAAGGACGGCCTTATTATGACATTGCCTCTACATTTAAAGATGGAAAAGCTGTAAATTTTATCCGGAATGAAGGAAGACTTAAGGATTACAACGCATTGAATTTCAGTGTTAATTATCTTCCGAATATCGGTAAAAAAGATGCGAAAGCCTTTCCTGTATTTGTATTGAGCATCAGCAATATTTTAGGATCAAAGAATGTATATGGCTATAATTTTTCAGCCAATGGTTCCAGAAGCTCTGCTATTGTTCCGCCAGTCAATACTTTTGTTTTCATAGGAGCATTTATAAGTTTTGGAGTAGATAAAACAGATGATGCCATCAATAATAATTTATAA
- a CDS encoding GyrI-like domain-containing protein, producing MEEYKKRIVRTIQYIDNHIDAELSLEKVSEVSDYSPFHFHRIFKLVTGETLQNYIIRKKIEKSALYLAVHKNMEIKEIYWDLGFSNHSVFCKTFKKYYGLAPTEFRRSAPEKFHRILQTQSKNGQVDTVFSQYICNIENLLNWTKMNLKIEVKEMPEMNLASVMSLGMGNVEPSFNVLIDWAKKKNLFPRQHLKMISVYHDSCKITPPDKVRIHACMLLDEKLQQQEGEVFSETLEGGKYIVGSGEVTLDDFEQCWVSLFLWMNENNYTMRRTFPYEIYHSNFKEHPEGKMIVDFCIPVH from the coding sequence GTGGAAGAGTATAAAAAACGGATTGTAAGAACAATTCAATATATTGATAACCATATTGATGCGGAGCTGTCTCTGGAAAAAGTTTCAGAGGTAAGTGATTATTCTCCGTTTCATTTTCACAGAATATTTAAGCTGGTTACGGGAGAAACCCTTCAGAATTATATTATCAGAAAGAAAATAGAGAAAAGTGCTCTCTATTTAGCGGTACATAAAAATATGGAGATCAAGGAGATCTATTGGGATCTTGGTTTCTCCAATCATTCTGTTTTCTGCAAAACATTCAAAAAATATTACGGTCTCGCGCCCACAGAATTTCGCAGATCAGCACCGGAAAAATTTCACAGGATTTTACAAACACAAAGCAAGAACGGACAAGTTGATACGGTTTTCAGCCAATACATTTGCAATATTGAAAACCTGTTAAACTGGACTAAAATGAATTTAAAAATCGAAGTAAAAGAAATGCCGGAAATGAATCTGGCTTCCGTTATGAGCCTTGGAATGGGCAACGTAGAACCTTCTTTTAATGTCCTGATAGACTGGGCAAAAAAGAAAAACCTGTTTCCACGGCAACATCTTAAAATGATTTCTGTTTATCACGACAGCTGTAAAATCACACCTCCCGATAAAGTCAGGATTCACGCCTGCATGCTTTTGGATGAAAAACTTCAGCAGCAGGAGGGAGAAGTATTTTCAGAAACGTTAGAAGGCGGAAAGTACATTGTAGGAAGCGGAGAGGTGACATTGGATGATTTTGAACAATGTTGGGTTTCTTTGTTCTTATGGATGAATGAAAACAATTACACCATGAGAAGAACCTTCCCTTATGAAATCTATCATTCCAATTTTAAAGAACATCCGGAAGGAAAAATGATCGTGGATTTTTGCATTCCGGTTCATTAA
- a CDS encoding 4'-phosphopantetheinyl transferase family protein: MIILYTFISEEKHQSRLDRYLPAFSQEVNQNILRYRRWQDVQLSLLGKVLLQYGLKTYYNISDVETGVLPNKKPYLKDHHLHFNISHSKELAVCAIAEYPLGIDVEFRDPKITYQDFIFQMTAKELQEIHDAEDKTEEFFTYWARKEAVIKAHGAGMMLPLDSFEVINNECRIEKEKFFTREIFIHEEYQGYIASSDQKIKEDVLLFKRFEEDIS, encoded by the coding sequence ATGATTATTCTGTATACATTCATTAGCGAAGAAAAACATCAGTCACGTTTAGACCGATACCTGCCTGCTTTTTCTCAGGAGGTTAATCAGAATATCCTGCGATACAGAAGATGGCAGGATGTGCAGCTTTCTTTACTGGGAAAGGTGCTTTTACAATATGGTTTAAAAACGTATTATAATATTTCTGATGTAGAAACAGGAGTTCTTCCCAATAAAAAGCCTTACTTAAAAGACCATCATCTTCATTTTAATATATCGCATTCCAAAGAGCTTGCGGTCTGTGCTATTGCAGAATATCCTTTGGGAATAGATGTTGAATTCAGAGATCCGAAGATCACTTATCAGGATTTTATATTTCAGATGACGGCCAAAGAGCTTCAGGAAATTCATGATGCTGAGGATAAAACGGAAGAATTCTTCACTTATTGGGCAAGAAAGGAAGCTGTAATAAAGGCTCATGGAGCAGGGATGATGCTTCCGCTGGATTCTTTTGAAGTGATCAATAACGAATGCAGGATTGAAAAAGAAAAGTTTTTTACCAGAGAAATTTTTATTCATGAAGAGTATCAGGGATATATTGCATCTTCAGATCAGAAAATTAAAGAAGATGTTCTTTTATTTAAACGTTTTGAAGAAGATATCTCGTGA
- a CDS encoding superoxide dismutase family protein has product MKVQTLALLAGFAVFAVSCGTTKTYSVNAKSGTQTGGTAKFTQNGNEVTMKLDITNLTPGIHAVHIHEKGDCSAADGTSTGGHWNPSKNDHGKWGAEHFHMGDIGNLVADQNGTATLTFKTDKWCLGCTDESKNIIGKGLIVHAAADDFHTQPTGNAGGRVGCIEIK; this is encoded by the coding sequence ATGAAAGTACAAACATTAGCATTATTGGCGGGATTTGCAGTTTTTGCCGTTTCATGCGGAACCACAAAAACCTATTCTGTAAATGCCAAAAGCGGAACACAGACAGGAGGAACAGCGAAGTTTACTCAAAATGGAAATGAAGTAACAATGAAGCTTGACATCACCAACCTTACTCCTGGAATCCATGCCGTACACATTCATGAAAAAGGAGACTGCTCAGCTGCAGACGGAACGTCTACTGGCGGCCACTGGAATCCTTCGAAGAATGATCATGGTAAATGGGGTGCCGAACATTTCCATATGGGAGATATAGGAAACCTGGTTGCTGATCAGAACGGAACAGCGACATTGACTTTCAAGACAGACAAATGGTGTCTGGGCTGTACAGACGAGTCTAAGAACATTATCGGAAAAGGTCTTATTGTACACGCTGCTGCAGATGATTTCCATACTCAGCCTACCGGAAATGCAGGAGGAAGAGTGGGATGTATAGAAATTAAGTAA